In a genomic window of Trichoderma atroviride chromosome 4, complete sequence:
- a CDS encoding uncharacterized protein (EggNog:ENOG41), translating into MWSLMRRWSTEETHVPSHLDEGEDQDNNPRRAATLKDGINDVYTPMIRTLSPFRPPPLDPVILHGYKDSTPAGSRLLTTVVAEEIRTMVPERLRITEDWRLVYSIEQHGTSLTTLYQKCRQYEGMRVGFVLVVKDQEGGTFGAYLSEYPHPAPSYFGNGECFLWRASTLTSLPLPPSADTTYLTRSTTLAPRLDLGLRHQDR; encoded by the exons ATGTGGAGTTTGATGCGGCGCTGGTCGACAGAGGAGACACACGTCCCCAGCCATCTCGATGAAGGCGAAGACCAAGATAACAACCCTCGCCGCGCGGCGACCCTGAAAGATGGCATTAACGATGTCTACACGCCCATGATCCGCACACTGAGTCCCTTCCGCCCTCCGCCGCTGGATCCAGTCATACTCCACGGATACAAGGACAGCACGCCCGCGGGATCGAGGCTGCTGACGAcggtggtggcggaggagattCGGACCATGGTGCCGGAGCGGCTGCGCATCACCGAAGACTGGCGCTTGGTGTATAGCATTGAGCAGCACGGCACGAGCCTGACGACTTTATACCAGAAGTGCAGGCAGTATGAGGGCATGAGGGTGGGCTTTGTGCTGGTTGTGAAAGACCAAGAGGGCGGG ACATTTGGCGCCTATCTCTCCGAGTACCCTCATCCGGCTCCATCCTATTTTGGTAACGGTGAATGCTTCTTGTGGCGTGCCTCGACATTGACGTCTCTTCCGCTGCCACCGTCGGCCGACACGACGTATTTGACGCGCAGTACGACGCTCGCCCCCCGCCTCGATCTGGGGCTTCGACACCAAGATCGATAG
- a CDS encoding uncharacterized protein (TransMembrane:1 (o766-785i)), producing MSAPPNDGYGQPLDQAQEQPYDGQAAHPAHQEGAAAGKKKKRGYAAQAFEVGTGANALAGGQVPGGQPFAGAPIQGGAASYGSYPQAEPQPVAGGPAAPGYQYPQAGYGGQQPVAASQPVYGGYQAPDQGYQPPGGQGPPAGVAGITQGMAGMQMGSQPQQPQMAQAARPAVLNQLYPTDLLTQPFNATELDLPPPPIILPQNTSVTDSPDANCPSRYIRSTINAVPTSNSLLKKSKLPFALIIQPYGALHDDEDPIPVVQDQVISRCRRCRTYINPFVTFLDHGHRWRCNMCNLSNDVPQAFDWDVAAQQAADRWRRHELNHAVVEFVAPQEYMVRPPQPLVYLFCFDVSYAAVSNGLLATSARTILDSLNRIPNADRRTRLGFLAVDSSLHYFSIPKDSDENGETSMLVVSDLDEPFLPVPHDLLVPLTESRQSIEKFLQKLPDMFQNNQSNGSCMGSALRAGHKLISALGGKIVVLTASLPNIGVGKLDMREDKKLLGTSKESSLLQTSNSFYKSFAVECSKNQVSIDMFLFSSQYQDVASLSNLPRYTGGQTWFYPGWHASRPEDALKFASEFSDYLSSEIGLEAVLRVRATTGLRMNAFYGNFFNRSSDLCAFPAFPRDQAYVVEVAIDENLTKNVVCLQAAVLHTTCNGERRIRVLTLALPTTTNLSDVYASADQAAITTYFSHKAVERALSSGLDAARDALSAKVTELLQTFKKELAGGSMGGGLQFPANLRALPLLFLGLTKNVGLRKSTQIPSDIRSAALCLLSTLPIPLLIRYIYPKFYSLHDMPDNAGVPDETTGQITLPPAHNLASERLVSYGLYLIDDGQVQFLWVGRDTVPQLIADVFGVEDRTQVHVGKGRVPELENDFNERVRAVIQKSRDHRALGVGSITVPHLYIVREDGEPSLKLWAQTLLVEDRADQGVSAAQWLGTLREKVVQ from the exons ATGTCGGCGCCGCCCAATGATGGCTACGGCCAACCGCTCGATCAAGCGCAGGAGCAGCCTTACGACGGCCAAGCCGCGCACCCAGCGCACCAGGAGGGAGCTGCTgcgggcaagaagaagaagcgaggaTATGCGGCGCAAGCTTTCGAGGTCGGCACAGGAGCCAATGCTCTAGCAGGTGGCCAGGTACCAGGCGGACAGCCATTCGCCGGCGCGCCAATTCAAGGCGGTGCCGCTTCCTACGGATCATATCCTCAAGCCGAGCCTCAGCCCGTCGCCGGCGGCCCTGCAGCTCCTGGATACCAATATCCCCAGGCCGGTTATGGCGGCCAGCAACCCGTCGCGGCATCGCAGCCCGTCTACGGCGGCTACCAGGCTCCCGATCAGGGATACCAACCGCCAGGAGGTCAAGGGCCTCCCGCCGGCGTCGCTGGTATCACCCAGGGCATGGCTGGTATGCAGATGGGCAGCCAGCCTCAACAGCCTCAGATGGCCCAGGCAGCCAGACCCGCTGTCCTCAACCAGCTGTATCCTACGGATCTCTTGACTCAGCCATTCAATGCCACCGAGCTGGATCTACCACCTCCCCCGATTATTCTCCCGCAAAAT ACCAGCGTGACCGACTCGCCAGATGCCAACTGCCCTTCGCGGTACATCCGCTCCACGATTAATGCTGTCCCCACATCGAACTCGCTGCTCAAAAAATCCAAGCTTCCATTTGCACTAATAATCCAGCCGTACGGAGCCCTccacgacgacgaggatccCATACCAGTTGTCCAAGATCAGGTCATTTCTCGTTGCCGAAGATGCAGGACATACATCAACCCCTTTGTTACCTTTTTGGACCATGGCCACCGCTGGAGGTGCAACATGTGCAACCTGAGCAACGATGTGCCTCAGGCCTTTGATTGGGATGTCGCGGCCCAGCAAGCAGCCGACCGATGGCGACGCCACGAGCTCAACCACGCCGTTGTCGAGTTTGTTGCTCCTCAGGAGTACATGGTCCGACCACCCCAGCCTCTGGTGTACCTGTTCTGCTTCGACGTCAGCTACGCAGCTGTTTCCAACGGTCTCCTGGCCACGAGCGCCCGAACCATTCTCGACAGCTTGAATAGGATACCCAATGCCGACCGCCGAACTCGTCTCGGTTTCCTCGCGGTTGACTCTAGCCTCCACTACTTCTCTATTCCCAAGGACTCGGACGAGAATGGCGAGACCAGCATGCTGGTGGTTAGCGACCTTGATGAGCCTTTCCTGCCGGTGCCTCATGACCTCCTGGTTCCTCTGACCGAGAGCCGCCAGAGCATCGAGAAATTCCTCCAGAAGCTGCCGGATATGTTCCAGAACAACCAGAGCAACGGTTCGTGCATGGGGTCAGCTCTGCGCGCGGGACACAAGCTCATTTCTGCCCTTGGCGGTAAAATTGTTGTCCTCACTGCCTCGCTGCCCAATATCGGCGTCGGAAAGCTGGATATGAGggaggacaagaagcttCTGGGAACTTCCAAGGAGAGCAGTCTCCTGCAGACTTCAAACAGTTTCTACAAGAGCTTTGCCGTCGAGTGCTCCAAGAACCAGGTTTCTATTGACATGTTTTTGTTCTCGTCCCAGTACCAGGACGTGGCATCACTGAGCAACCTGCCGAGATATACTGGTGGTCAAACTTGGTTCTACCCTGGCTGGCACGCCTCACGGCCGGAAGATGCGCTGAAGTTTGCCTCCGAGTTTAGCGATTACTTGTCGTCTGAAATCGGACTGGAAGCCGTTCTCCGAGTTCGTGCGACTACGGGTCTGCGCATGAACGCCTTTTACGGAAATTTCTTCAACCGTAGCTCGGATCTTTGCGCCTTCCCCGCTTTCCCTCGCGACCAAGCCTACGTTGTCGAAGTTGCCATTGATGAGAATCTCACTAAGAACGTCGTGTGCCTTCAGGCAGCCGTATTACACACCACATGCAACGGAGAGCGTCGCATCAGAGTGCTGACCCTCGCCCTGCCCACGACGACGAATTTGTCTGATGTGTACGCATCAGCGGACCAggccgccatcaccacctACTTCAGCCACAAGGCTGTGGAGAGAGCGCTCAGCAGCGGCCTCGACGCGGCTCGCGATGCTCTGTCGGCCAAGGTTACCGAGCTCCTGCAAACCTTCAAGAAGGAGTTGGCCGGTGGCAGCATGGGTGGAGGTCTGCAGTTCCCTGCCAACCTCCGCGCGCTCCCTCTTCTGTTCCTGGGTCTCACAAAGAATGTCGGACTTCGAAAGTCAACACAGATTCCGTCTGATATCAGATCGGCTGCCCTGTGTCTCCTCTCCACGCTCCCAATTCCTTTGTTGATCCGATACATTTACCCCAAATTTTACTCTCTACACGACATGCCCGACAACGCTGGTGTACCCGATGAGACCACTGGCCAGATTACGCTTCCCCCAGCGCATAACCTTGCTTCAGAGAGATTAGTATCATACGGCCTCTATCTGATTGATGATGGCCAGGTTCAGTTCTTGTGGGTGGGCCGAGACACCGTCCCCCAGCTGATTGCCGATGTCTTTGGAGTAGAAGACCGCACACAGGTTCATGTCGGCAAGGGACGAGTCCCCGAGCTTGAGAACGACTTCAACGAGCGTGTCCGAGCTGTGATCCAGAAGAGCCGAGATCACCGAGCACTTGGAGTGGGAAGCATCACCGTGCCCCACCTGTATATCGTgcgggaagatggcgagccGTCTCTCAAGCTGTGGGCGCAGACACTGCTCGTGGAAGACCGAGCGGACCAGGGAGTGAGTGCCGCACAGTGGCTGGGCACACTGCGAGAGAAG GTTGTGCAGTAA
- a CDS encoding uncharacterized protein (EggNog:ENOG41~TransMembrane:1 (o12-32i)), with protein MPSIIRQVVPLVIAIALISGIAWVLYQVYLSFTKIRESASERMGKKNVVFTKDGMRVGVRQMQNEKYVDKTQSYVVKAWNLANAQKDEEMKRKGSR; from the exons ATGCCTTCCATAATTCG CCAAGTCGTCCCgctcgtcatcgccatcgccctcATCAGCGGCATCGCTTGGGTCCTTTACCAGGTCTACCTCTCCTTCACCAAGATCCGCGAGAGCGCGTCCGAGCGCATGGGCAAGAAGAACGTCGTCTTCACAAAGGACGGCATGCGCGTCGGCGTCCGGCAGATGCAAAACGAAAAGTACGTCGACAAGACGCAGAGCTACGTCGTCAAGGCCTGGAATCTGGCCAACGCCCAAAAGGACGAGGAAAT GAAGAGAAAGGGCTCGAGATAG
- a CDS encoding uncharacterized protein (EggNog:ENOG41) produces the protein MVYQGKPSRGCQMCRTRRIKCDETKPTCKQCAKSRRQCPGYRDEFDLVFRNETQATEKRAQRASKKALAQRMSKFSAASSSESPSPNEAFSAPSFSTAEHLASLATHGRKNQQTPWAGLYALLQKPQMDLEGQASCHFLSNYVLIPRGGNGRGFLEYIVPLLRAEDIAPQFKAAFDACAMASFANSQGNQHLVERALRTHSKALGAINVALNNPDTIKQDSTLAAILLLGLFENITTRNLGMLAWGPHIRAAIQLVRKRGRKQLRTKIGVALFIAVRTQMIVHTLSTAKPPLMQSEWWVNSDAIRDPLASQCQKLSLRAGEIRAEVNRLMSQLPRNMESVEAIRDMIRQSQEVDFECVRWAESLPENFRYRTILWQDDIPDADYSQLEVFPGRVDAYPDLWVASLWSMMRVSRIILASLVIRCAAWVCSPVDYRTAPEYATARRICAESITDIIASVPYQLGWFSTRKHLFQQQESLVAFACGDEDSSKSLAGYFLTWPLACIQGQDYTTDAQRTWARGRLTYIGRELGVAYALMLTQLNYRTPSMLIRMDGLMATNTSPNVEKLLSMKVAKPSTILSTNPMQQQFFRQNFEGQPTVLVSEAAGVIYG, from the exons ATGGTCTATCAAGGCAAGCCCTCCAGGGGCTGTCAGATGTGCCGTACGCGCCGCATCAAG TGTGACGAGACAAAGCCCACATGCAAGCAGTGTGCCAAGTCTCGCCGGCAGTGCCCGGGATACAGAGATGAGTTCGACCTAGTGTTTCGTAACGAGACTCAGGcaacagagaagagagctcAGCGCGCCTCGAAAAAGGCCCTGGCCCAGAGGATGAGCAAGTTCTCCgctgcttcctcttcagaATCACCCTCTCCAAACGAGGCATTCTCAGCACCCTCCTTTAGCACCGCCGAGCATCTGGCTTCACTAGCCACGCATGGCCGAAAGAATCAGCAGACGCCCTGGGCCGGCCTGTATGCCCTACTGCAGAAACCCCAGATGGACCTAGAGGGCCAAGCGAGCTGCCATTTCCTATCCAACTACGTCCTCATTCCTCGAGGGGGAAACGGCCGCGGCTTTCTCGAGTACATTGTGCCACTGCTGAGAGCAGAAGACATTGCTCCTCAATTTAAAGCTGCATTCGATGCCTGTGCAATGGCTAGTTTTGCCAACTCTCAAGGAAACCAGCATCTTGTTGAACGTGCTCTACGCACTCATTCCAAGGCTTTGGGGGCTATCAACGTAGCATTGAATAATCCAGACACTATCAAACAGGACTCTACCTTGGCGGCAATTCTCCTCCTGGGACTTTTTGAAAATATTACAACACGAAACCTTGGCATGCTAGCTTGGGGCCCTCACATCCGTGCGGCGATTCAGCTTGTTAGGAAGCGAGGCCGCAAACAACTGCGGACTAAAATCGGCGTGGCATTGTTCATAGCCGTGCGAACTCAAATG ATTGTCCACACGCTCAGCACCGCGAAGCCCCCTCTAATGCAGTCAGAGTGGTGGGTTAATTCAGATGCGATACGAGACCCCCTTGCCTCTCAGTGCCAGAAACTCAGTCTCCGCGCGGGAGAAATCAGAGCAGAAGTAAATCGACTCATGAGCCAACTGCCTCGGAACATGGAGAGCGTCGAAGCTATCCGAGATATGATCAGGCAATCCCAGGAAGTGGATTTTGAGTGCGTTCGCTGGGCAGAGTCGCTGCCGGAGAATTTCAGATATCGGACCATCCTCTGGCAGGACGATATCCCCGATGCCGACTATTCTCAGCTAGAGGTGTTCCCAGGCCGCGTCGACGCTTACCCAGATTTATGGGTGGCCAGCCTATGGAGCATGATGCGAGTGTCACGAATCATCTTGGCATCTCTCGTCATCCGATGCGCAGCCTGGGTTTGCTCACCGGTTGACTATCGCACGGCCCCAGAGTATGCCACGGCGAGGAGAATATGCGCAGAGAGCATTACGGATATAATAGCATCAGTACCCTATCAGCTCGGGTGGTTTTCCACGCGCAAGCATCTattccagcagcaagaaagcCTTGTTGCATTCGCTTGCGGAGACGAGGACAGCTCAAAAAGCCTCGCCGGATACTTTCTGACATGGCCATTGGCCTGtatccaaggccaagattaCACGACTGATGCCCAGAGGACCTGGGCCCGGGGACGGCTCACTTATATTGGGAGAGAGCTTGGTGTAGCCTATGCTCTGATGTTGACTCAG CTCAACTATCGAACTCCTTCCATGCTCATCAGGATGGACGGCTTAATGGCCACAAATACTTCCCCCAATGTCGAGAAGCTCCTCTCTATGAAAGTCGCGAAGCCATCTACAATCCTGTCCACAAATCctatgcagcagcagttttTCAGACAGAATTTCGAAGGCCAACCAACCGTACTAGTAAGTGAAGCAGCAGGCGTTATTTATGGCTAG
- a CDS encoding uncharacterized protein (BUSCO:EOG092D07LW), with the protein MPTNGGDARNGGDADVLAKIHLALEVVHSPLSTNDARREAQSFLEEVKDIAEAPFQGYQLASDKTQSPVVRHYALSLLEHAIRYRWATYTEEQAQTLRNWVLELSQAVSKQDPSYLRNKTAQLWVEVAKRSWGSEWTDMDDMLAEIWKIPNSAVHKELVMSILESLSDEVFSGDDPVVAMREGVLSKACVEIFTPTAVLVEAFPNRQPGPDVRCGHEGWLARLSEFLGMCFNSGTQNDEIKTCIIKGFSALLSLLAWAIPKAISSARCVDILTAGLASQSIEIQKVAVDALHMLYMRTSFTDDEFREIVAPMYTGASIQLFKELIERSAVDADDIDEDKYQILKKLSEMLSSLGDYFEKKHSQVPHDANPRAFLQLLLQVVQHQSLMVSIPVLVTWTRLLANKYIGPSDLVTPMIGPLLEVCSSRLVRFENLPSDTTNPTFIFLMEDTDTIPERHAFLGNYRRYSSQIVEAIVQLKLVDAVSYILGQTEQVLQHLYDGQPPFNKQNYFKHSMPVLQVDSNFTLIEASLKGYAKWKRAHSHNNQQQIAELEASLEGWCSRLLDMSFEDPLIRKRTLQLLVYFSTNALNKNANFMLKVLEHIILTWPILEPEYRAYNDAIKDFQVESMLELHRLAIGMPDHLLGVYDQIEARVNEMMATGKLDDRRTLAYKSFLFLIIHRAKSVDTPAKVQKLREFVEPVKAQWQEENIKSAVRSYSGFCELLALDKAQAYLANRQAHKIQDWGSSELDAEGLALQNELEERLKQLPLRSMKTLLALSVDRVEKASTPYQASCEIWKDGFPNILADLLRLLSYAHASHNPHNWTGFPDDMRSIVDKVLSDRFWQAGISEGSKDDFYARVFDKKNTIEGLASTIRGSVRFVRETSYGVLYCMSKLHSQFYGFSGLAAPLSEAFFSDSIWLSTHQQSNLLGLVRHLVDDCPVDCRENFLPELLSSCFRQMDAKINSEWAKLEQQQTVTVDGDAELKEEMKSESILRQVTYTAVVMVADFLDPTKPNSSTLESQTQNADAQNDSGAAYPSLRKFCLTHQQIIEPLLLFCMHGIRMRDIRCCGMLLRLFISLVPEFGAASSKRSQTQQATDGHGASIPADSAPIPPEIASAVREYISSDVMRACITSFHEPYFVDVQKELAALIAAVVVYYSPITSTPTDVLLALPNVNRGELERLNAYVAKPGSHTRQQRAIVLEFLKDLKGVSVSEMGKLNKSAGFDGSNHSKRPTRSKMAQGFMTSAPAPSDATNRKRGDAAGDRATPDGLEGISNLFES; encoded by the exons ATGCCTACCAACGGCGGAGACGCGAGAAACGGCGGAGATGCAGATGTGCTCGCCAAGATTCACCTGGCGCTCGAGGTGGTTCACAGCCCGCTCTCGACCAATGACGCGCGTCGGGAAGCCCAATCTTTCCTCGAGGAAGTCAAGGACATCGCCGAAGCTCCTTTCCAGGGCTACCAGCTCGCCTCCGACAAGACCCAATCGCCCGTTGTTCGCCATTATGCCCTGTCGCTTCTCGAGCACGCTATACGATATCGATGGGCGACCTATACAGAGGAGCAGGCCCAGACACTTCGGAACTGggtgctggagctcagcCAAGCCGTTTCGAAGCAGGATCCGTCATATCTGAGAAATAAGACGGCCCAGCTTTGGGTGGAAGTGGCCAAGAGAAGCTGGGGCTCCGAGTGGACAGATATGGACGACATGCTTGCTGAAATATGGAAGATTCCCAATTCAGCCGTCCACAAGGAGCTTGTCATGTCTATTCTAGAATCTCTCTCAGACGAGGTGTTCTCCGGAGATGACCCTGTTGTTGCCATGAGAGAAGGTGTCTTGAGCAAGGCGTGTGTCGAGATCTTCACTCCCACGGCAGTGCTAGTTGAAGCTTTCCCCAACCGCCAGCCCGGCCCAGACGTTCGGTGTGGTCACGAGGGCTGGCTCGCCCGTCTTTCAGAGTTCCTGGGCATGTGTTTCAACTCTGGCACTCAGAACGATGAAATCAAGACTTGTATCATCAAGGGATTCTCAGCTCTCCTATCACTTCTGGCCTGGGCCATTCCAAAAGCTATATCGTCTGCTCGTTGTGTGGACATCTTGACAGCCGGCCTAGCATCCCAATCAATCGAAATTCAAAAG GTTGCTGTAGACGCCCTGCACATGCTGTATATGCGAACCAGCTTCACAGATGATGAATTCAGGGAGATTGTTGCTCCCATGTACACCGGCGCGTCCATTCAACTCTTCAAAGAGCTCATTGAGAGGTCAGCCGTCGATGCAGACGACATCGATGAGGACAAATACCAGATTTTAAAGAAGCTATCTGAG ATGCTATCGAGCTTGGGCGATtactttgagaagaagcattCCCAGGTTCCTCATGACGCGAATCCCCGGGCTTTCTTGCAGCTTTTGCTCCAAGTAGTACAACATCAAAGCCTCATGGTCTCAATCCCGGTCTTGGTAACGTGGACAAGGCTCCTTGCGAACAAGTATATCGGCCCAAGCGATCTTGTTACACCTATGATTGGACCTCTCCTTGAGGTCTGCAGCTCTAGACTTGTTCGATTCGAAAATCTTCCTTCTGACACCACTAATCCAACATTTATCTTCCTGATGGAGGATACCGATACGATTCCCGAGCGCCACGCCTTCTTAGGCAATTATCGCCGCTATAGCTCACAGATTGTAGAGGCCATCGTACAGCTCAAGCTTGTCGACGCGGTATCTTATATTCTAGGACAGACTGAGCAAGTTTTGCAGCATTTATATGATGGACAGCCTCCATTTAACA AACAAAATTATTTCAAGCACTCGATGCCTGTTTTGCAAGTAGATTCAAACTTTACACTGATTGAAGCGTCATTAAAAGGTTATGCGAAGTGGAAAAGGGCACACTCCCACAACAAC CAACAACAAATCGCCGAGCTTGAGGCCAGTCTCGAGGGCTGGTGTTCAAGACTTCTTGATATGAGCTTCGAg GATCCCCTTATTCGAAAACGAACTCTTCAGTTGCTAGTCTATTTCTCGACCAATGCTCTGAACAAGAACGCGAATTTCATGCTCAAGGTGCTCGAACATATCATTCTCACATGGCCAATTTTGGAACCGGAATACCGCGCGTACAACGACGCCATTAAAGATTTCCAAGTCGAGAGCATGCTAGAGTTGCATCGCCTTGCTATCGGAATGCCTGATCACCTTTTG GGGGTTTACGACCAAATTGAGGCCCGTGTGAATGAGATGATGGCTACTGGAAAGCTGGACGATAGACGAACACTTGCTTACAAAAGCTTTTTGTTCTTGATCAT ACATCGAGCGAAAAGCGTCGACACTCCGGCCAAAGTCCAGAAGCTGCGAGAATTTGTAGAGCCTGTCAAGGCGCAATGGCAAGAAGAGAACATCAAATCTGCCGTCAGGTCGTATTCTGGCTTCTGCGAACTTCTTGCGCTAGACAAGGCCCAAGCCTACCTAGCCAACCGCCAGGCGCACAAGATTCAAGACTGGGGTTCGTCTGAGCTTGATGCAGAGGGATTAGCGCTTCAGAACGAGTTGGAAGAGCGTCTCAAG CAACTGCCTCTCCGTTCGATGAAAACCCTTTTGGCTCTATCTGTAGACAGGGTTGAAAAAGCATCCACCCCATATCAAGCTTCCTGCGAAATCTGGAAAGACGGGTTCCCTAACATCCTGGCAGACCTACTGCGTCTCCTAAG CTATGCCCACGCATCACACAACCCGCATAACTGGACAGGCTTCCCAGACGATATGCGCAGCATAGTGGACAAAGTTCTAAGCGATCGATTTTGGCAGGCCGGTATTTCGGAAGGGAGCAAAGATGACTTCTATGCCAGAGTGtttgacaagaagaacacGATAGAAGGACTTGCTTCAACGATTCGCGGGTCGGTACGGTTTGTTCGTGAAACGTCCTATGGAGTTCTGTACTGTATGAGCAAGCTTCATTCACAGTTTTACGGATTTAGCGGACTCGCTGCTCCGTTGTCTGAGGCTTTCTTTTCAGACTCCATTTGGCTGTCTACTCACCAACAGAGCAACTTACTAGGCCTAGTTAGACACCTTGTCGACGATTGTCCGGTTGACTGCCGTGAAAACTTCTTGCCTGAGCTTCTATCCTCGTGTTTCCGGCAAATGGACGCAAAGATCAACTCAGAGTGGGCAAAGCTTGAACAGCAGCAGACCGTGACAGTAGATGGCGACGCtgagctcaaggaggagatgaagtcGGAGAGTATCCTCCGTCAAGTAACATACACCgctgtggtgatggtggcagACTTTTTGGATCCGACCAAGCCAA ATTCCTCAACTTTGGAGTCACAAACGCAGAACGCCGATGCTCAAAACGACTCTGGGGCAGCATATCCGTCTCTAAGAAAGTTTTGCTTGACCCATCAACAAATCATTGAGCCGCTCTTGCTTTTCTGCATGCATGGAATTCGGATGCGGGACATCAGGTGCTGTGGAATGCTACTGCGACTTTTCATATCACTGGTACCAGAATTTGGCGCGGCATCATCTAAGAGGAGCCAAACCCAGCAAGCTACCGACGGACACGGAGCAAGTATACCTGCCGATTCAGCTCCTATCCCTCCGGAGATTGCTTCAGCAGTTCGGGAGTATATATCATCGGACGTAATGAGAGCATGTATCACCTCATTCCATGAGCCATACTTTGTGGATGTTCAAAAGGAGTTGGCGGCACTCATTGCAGCGGTTGTGGTTTACTACAGCCCAATCACATCAACACCGACGGATGTCcttttggcgctgccaaATGTGAATCGTGGAGAGCTAGAGCGTCTAAACGCATACGTGGCTAAGCCGGGATCACACACGCGGCAACAGAGGGCAATCGTCCTGGAGTTTCTAAAAGACCTCAAAGGAGTAAGCGTCTCAGAGATGGGAAAGCTAAATAAGAGCGCAGGCTTCGATGGTTCAAACCACTCTAAACGCCCAACCCGTAGCAAGATGGCTCAGGGGTTCATGACGAGCGCCCCAGCACCATCCGATGCTACGAACCGCAAAAGGGGAGACGCAGCGGGAGATAGGGCCACACCCGATGGCTTAGAAGGCATTTCTAATCTGTTTGAGAGTTAA
- a CDS encoding uncharacterized protein (EggNog:ENOG41), whose amino-acid sequence MDSDESDFYGDEETTSNLLQRVADFDVDEWALQQRVHPGRPLQQTDFLEEASHLHNPYSGIPYAWQLTETIDQFLSRLPPSTTDQTLEVPWIYICNPYIPRVHKLESQGQFSKGNEDEAPEEEGSKTAIVAQGGLERLHLVSKFIEGMQRSGKGKSVVDKEIRKEQKQAVDDILNLAHLAKVRTGKWLLFCPASEVNEMWEIVAKATANNELGIAAKVLPRSPLEDPRKDRILCVYTADFRDKTDVGRVLQTLRELRLVEARGRPIYYKPDAFTYIGISSGNAWGVRASIYSSTDVFPRRA is encoded by the exons ATGGACAGCGACGAATCCGATTTCTATG GCGATGAGGAAACCACATCAAATCTCTTGCAGCGGGTAGCCGACTTCGACGTGGATGAATGGGCCCTGCAGCAACGAGTGCATCCGGGCCGGCCCCTACAACAGACAGATTTCCTCGAGGAGGCCTCGCACCTACACAACCCTTATTCCGGGATTCCCTACGCCTGGCAACTCACAGAGACGATAGACCAGTTCCTCTCACGGCTGCCACCATCAACAACTGATCAGACGCTCGAGGTACCatggatatatatatgcaatCCCTATATCCCGAGAGTGCACAAGCTGGAGAGCCAGGGCCAGTTCTCCAAAGGGAATGAGGACGAAGCACCAGAGGAAGAGGGTAGTAAGACAGCGATAGTCGCTCAAGGAGGCTTGGAGCGGCTTCATTTAGTCAGCAAATTTATCGAAGGAATGCAGAGGTCAGGCAAGGGAAAGTCCGTTGTCGACAAAGAGATTAGAAAAGAGCAGAAACAGGCTGTCGACGACATTCTGAACCTGGCTCATCTCGCCAAGGTCCGAACAGGCAAG TGGCTGCTCTTCTGCCCTGCTTCGGAGGTAAATGAAATGTGGGAGATTGTTGCAAAAGCTACTGCAAACAACGAGCTTGGTATTGCTGCTAAGGTTTTGCCGCGGTCGCCATTGGAAGACCCTCGCAAAGATCGTATCTTGTGTGTTTACACGGCAGACTTTCGGGACAAGACCGACGTTGGGCGTGTCTTGCAAACGCTTCGGGAGCTAAGACTGGTCGAAGCTAGGGGTCGTCCAATCTATTATAAACCAG ATGCCTTTACATATATTGGCATCTCCTCTGGCAATGCGTGGGGCGTAAGAGCCTCCATTTACAGCTCTACTGATGTGTTTCCGCGCCGGGCATGA
- a CDS encoding uncharacterized protein (BUSCO:EOG092D4BKP): MAVSSGKQLPADLEYVQYEHRLEGQYLPAIRSLISKDLSEPYSIYVYRYFLYQWSHLCFMALDPEDDSLIGVIICKLEVHSSHSPPTRRGYIAMLAVASHFRGRGIATALVKKAIEAMVDRNADEIVLETEETNTPAMRLYEQLGFIRSKKLHRYYLNGNSAYRLVLLLKAVDSDRSSIYDESQIT; this comes from the exons ATGGCGGTCTCATCGGGCAAACAGCTGCCCGCCGACTTGGAATATGTGCAGTATGAGCACCGGCTTGAAGGCCAGTACCTCCCAGCCATCCGGTCGCTCATCTCAAAAGACCTGAGTGAGCCCTACAGCATCTACGTCTACCGGTACTTTCTCTACCAGTGGtctcatctttgcttcatg GCCCTGGACCCCGAGGACGACTCACTCATCGGCGTCATCATCTGCAAGCTCGAGGTTCATTCGTCGCACTCGCCTCCAACTCGTCGCGGGTACATTGCCATGCTGGCTGTGGCCTCACATTTCCGCGGGCGGGGGATTGCCACCGCCCTGGTGAAAAAGGCAATCGAGGCCATGGTAGACCGCAATGCCGATGAGATTGTACTGGAGACAGAGGAGACAAACACGCCTGCCATGAGGCTGTATGAACAGCTTGGCTTCATACGGtcgaagaagctgcatcGATACTATCTGAATGGGAACAGCGCTTATCGATTAGTCCTCCTCTTGAAAGCAGTGGACTCAGATCGAAGCTCCATCTATGATGAGAGCCAAATCACATAA